A stretch of Besnoitia besnoiti strain Bb-Ger1 chromosome V, whole genome shotgun sequence DNA encodes these proteins:
- a CDS encoding hypothetical protein (encoded by transcript BESB_059130), producing the protein MAPLLFRVAQPREKRAAMEEERETVSSSFPGAGKAAEGVGGMTPMCEAAFRDTAQASGRFAACSDPSLSPALASGASSAAERRILDGDRDEGSAGGFAGLGEHAAPGRGEVSLNGMSLVSQPLVSETLGGRSGDGARVLSPPAGQSDIYQACVTSSQSHTAPDSPSSLPSALSLPYASVLPSEGLSSASSSSPLHSFLTSCCLASSLPGSSSSCAPSAFESVVELLPQVYIQQLERQLGDRREAASAASDSSCGKTASEDSLSHVLASSASSVSGNSRTSYAKDGPRPESGDGRAGEHRLAGVYVQLEKLRERKARDPQDDDREADPDGRLTSVAEETIKKMETEAMKAALEGRREDEAELREQLQTQRERGLARRKRRSEKAHDEGVQWELENVLATGFQVSQVVSRINELEGLQAKLEAETMVCVRRRQDELVSNSRAVRELEEHVAALQSEAAETRELLRGYRQRLLVPSLRVVQQQKKQEEQQERLRLLLQIQKVAALNMALEECRAQRLLPLSASLLMEALSLPVVASGGNLAKEETQGAADAQGRRRREQLESDQDDLVIHCVREAKKKLLESLASLRASIDGALELASQSLPPAMPASAAPALSSPLGFASSSACPWAQYRSALAAASLLPPSMSVGEMLASHLVSSAEKVSRQILLAFLPASLFSSLRGDRAPPEGRESRQRTVHRREASLILRERAFFSSSGSEDRDSPAATPRRDAAREPELVSLARLAKRVKPQDSLSCLVKILEAHMDLLLGLSALMEWHQRQIADQVQFIHARQKRTENGCGVAPSSTASITSPSSRFSSTAPETSEAPAGVSPAPAGPPAAQDGGREQMRSTLDVAADVACRARDPESEASLAASLHFVSLLFHVYYTLRARRRQIWGALQRQFVEALAHVPVASLHFCPDVGDIVSLIHGVYAYLIGGCRLCCVRDAGQEEALDALAQTVVDVLARAPKNARVSSHLRAWVEARGGGVDSRQGRSPEDEAAEGSLLPSRSVVVEELHRQLARLLDALQREQLRSLLHLLEEETWQRLPVPSTFALFHFGLHAPPAPPLEVYGHPRAALFRHAQRALSWRLWGGRKEDLGGAASAAAAGASGCDSESLPPFFLQPFPPALPPFPYALQETPGDASRDALGGRKAPALPEGGGGPSAGRGGASRDPLSALLPKQNCFRGWAVGAPLPGAPSCLYTDELPASSPASPGHVAVDNGGRSQSPVVSLSSKLAAKELSRFFRLSASFPLMTFPSVCAAVNQAAFYVTLAAGVALPAPTFASLLTTASPASLLAAGAEPSAGRDAAGDMQTRRKLLDAADAALLQARSPYLGGLLVAQEARVQFLFDEDAQSRAAKALRASSPHAVLIQRSASLGVFASAGFAAAGVDDERAKAGLEAAHDAVFGASGSAASPAVQLSRILKPMPKQTSPGALWGAAERATAVDSAADLTEDLARQFDCALGSASAAGWLASRLTAAEQAHVRGALRRLQRAAAELRAAAFLTLAGHLCDSAAFICALLRAAAADFPSREASDRGPASAPVSSSPGALAASAAQPAACSVSRALESQRGLLRDLTRRLRCAAGGAISAQSQRDIWRAVEARSILDCVEVLSAAPLPPAPAVNGLSPGALLSLADALRAFLKDVRAMAPDEEAAAREASGGGVPPLAGGALSSPVGGPRGAGRGRPEGRGDARGGLCAPVDAPCSFSGIDLAFLDGFTEAIAMSAEDVLHWCRYQQKRTVEVSPRVLREETGAAAATGGDRRAGGGGRDAAYSLRVLSNALLRMEGFGYLPTGKAAEFERKHLSLLAKHGQKLALQQSPTEALPGGGVAGVRQPPPGADAERQAACRRDGSLDSGAKCLAGGSSFVSQASHVLHQAVRLPGERRGAAAARHSASDTPLGQLEALDAARSLSSQEDLNRYLKQLDQYRRTRAHAPKSGEV; encoded by the exons ATGGCTCCTCTCcttttccgcgtcgcccagccgcgggagaagagagcagctatggaagaagagagagagacagtctCCTCGTCCTTTCCCGGGGCGgggaaggcagcggaagggGTAGGCGGCATGACGCCAATGTGTGAGGCAGCCTTCCGAGACACTGCCCAGGCAAGCGGAAGATTCGCAGCCTGCAGCGACCCTTCTTTGTCGCCTGCGTTGGCGAGTGGggcctcgtctgctgctgAGCGACGAATCCTCGATGGAGAccgcgacgaaggcagcgcggGCGGGTTCGCAGGCCTGGGAGAGCACGCAGCGCCCGGCAGGGGGGAGGTGAGTCTCAACGGAATGTCTCTTGTCTCGCAGCCACTTGTCTCAGAGACTCTCGGCGGACGAAGCGGTGACGGCGCCCGTGTGTTGTCGCCACCCGCGGGGCAGAGCGACATTTATCAGGCCTGTGTGACCTCGTCTCAATCGCACACGGCTCCTGACAGTCCGTCGTCTCTTCCCTCTGCGTTGTCCCTCCCATATGCGTCTGTTTTGCCTTCCGAGGGGCTCTCTTCAGCTTCATCCTCCTCTCCACTTCATTCGTTTCTTACCTCGTGTTGTCTGGCTTCTTCTCTACCTggttcttcgtcgtcgtgcgcgccgtctgcgttcgAGTCGGTCGTCGAGCTCCTTCCccaggtgtacatacagcaGCTGGAGCGGCAGCTCGGCGATCGCCGGGAGGCTGCATCTGCAGCCTCGGATTCGTCCTGCGGCAAAACAGCGTCGGAGGACTCGCTGTCGCACGTCcttgcttcctccgcctcctctgtcaGCGGAAACTCGCGGACGTCATATGCGAAAGACGGCCCGCGCCCTGAATCTGGGGATGGCCGCGCCGGGGAGCACAGGTTGGCtggggtgtacgtacagctggagaagctgcgcgagcgaaaGGCGCGCGATCCGCAGGACGATGACCGCGAGGCGGACCCCGACGGGCGTTTGACTTCGGTGGCTGAGGAAACGATCAAGAAGATGGAGACTGAGGCCATGAAGGCAGCGCTGGAGgggcggagagaagacgaggcggagctgcgcgagcagctgcagacacagagagaaaggggcttggcgaggaggaaaagacGGAGTGAAAAGGCGCACGACGAAGGCGTCCAGTGGGAACTCGAAAACGTTCTCGCGACCGGCTTCCAAGTCAGCCAGGTTGTCTCGCGCATCAACGAACTAGAagggctgcaggcgaag CTGGAAGCAGAGACGATGGTCTGCGTGAGAAGGCGGCAAGACGAGTTAGTTTCGAATAGCCGAGCCGTGAG AGAGCTGGAGGAGcacgtggcggcgctgcagagcgaggcggcggagactcgcgAGCTGCTTCGCGGGTACAGACAGCGGCTGCTGgtgccgtcgctgcgcgtggTGCAGCAGCAAAAGAAGCAGGAGGAGCAGCAGGAGCGGcttcggctgctgctgcagattcAAAAGGTCGCGGCACTCAACATGGCCCTTGAGGAGTGCAGGGCGCAGCGactcctgcctctctccgcatCGCTGCTGATGGAGGCGCTCTCGCTCCCGGTtgtcgccagcggcggaaACCTC gcgaaggaggagacgcagggcgcggcggacgcgcaggggaggaggcgacgcgagcaaCTAGAAAGCGATCAAGACGACCTGGTCATCCACTGCGTGCGCGAGGCCAAAAAGAAG CTTCTCGagtcgctggcgtcgcttcGGGCCTCCATCGATGGGGCGCTCGAGCTCGCTTCACAGTCGCTGCCTCCGGCAATgcctgcgagcgcggcgccggcgctgtcctctccgctgggcttcgcgtcgtcgtcggcgtgtCCATGGGCGCAGTACCgcagcgcgctcgcggcggcctcgctgcttccgcccTCCATGTCTGTTGGGGAGATGCTCGCGAGTCACCTCGTTTCGTCCGCGGAGAAGGTCTCCCGACAgatcctcctcgccttcctccctgcgtcgctcttctcGTCACTGCGGGGAGACCGCGCACCCCCGGAGggccgcgagagccgccAGCGGACTGTGCATCGCCGGGAGGCGTCGCTGATTCTGCGGGAGcgggccttcttctcttcctccggCTCCGAAGATCGCGactcgccagcggcgacgccgcgcagggacgccgcccgcgagccggagctcgtctccctcgcgcgcctaGCCAAGCGCGTGAAGCCGCAGGACAGCCTCAGCTGCCTGGTGAAAATCCTCGAGGCGCACATGGACCTGCTTCTCGGTCTTTCCGCCCTGATGGAGTGGCATCAGCGGCAGATCGCAGACCAGGTGCAGTTCATCCACGCGCGCCAGAAACGGACAGAAAACGGCTGCGGCGTAGCGCCGTCCTCCACCGCCTCCATCACCTCGCCGAGCTCCCGCTTCTCCTCGACAGCCCCCGAAACctccgaggcgcctgcgggcgtgtctccggcgcccgcagggcCCCCTGCCGCTCAggacggagggcgcgagcagaTGCGTTCGACGCTGGACGTGGCGGCGGACGTCGCGTGTCGAGCGCGCGACCCGGAAAGCGAGGCatctctcgcggcgtcgcttcaCTTCGTGTCGCTGCTGTTCCACGTGTATTAcacgctgcgggcgcgccggcggcagatTTGGGGTGCGTTGCAGCGGCAGTtcgtggaggcgctggcgcatgTGCCGGTGGCGAGTCTCCACTTTTGCCCCGACGTCGGCGACATCGTCTCGCTCATCCACGGCGTGTACGCTTACCTGATTGGTGGCTGTCGGctctgctgcgtgcgcgacgcGGGGCAGGAAGAGGCCCTGGACGCCCTCGCTCAGACTGTAGTCGACGTcttggcgcgcgcgccgaaaaACGCCCGCGTCTCGTCTCACCTCCGGGCTTGGgtggaggcccgcggcggcggggtgGACTCGCGGCAGGGCAGGAGCCCTgaggacgaggccgcggaggggtCGCTTCTGccctcgcgcagcgtcgTCGTGGAGGAGCTCCACCGGCAGCTGGCGAGACTCCTGGACGCGCTTCAGCGCGAGCAActccgctcgctgctgcatctgcttgAAGAGGAAACCTGGCAGAGACTGCCCGTGCCCAGTACGTTTGCCCTGTTCCACTTCGGCCTCCacgccccgccggcgccgcccctcgaGGTGTACGGCcatccgcgcgccgccctctttcgacacgcgcagcgggcgctcTCCTGGCGCCTCTGGGGCGGCAGAAAGGAGgatctcggcggcgcggcgtccgctgccgccgctggcgcgtctgGGTGCGACAGCGAAAGCCTGCCGCCGTTCTTCCTGCAGCCCTTCCCGCCCGCGCTGCCACCCTTCCCGTACGCGCTGCAGGAGACGCCGGGCGACGCCAGCAGAGACGCCTTGGGCGGTCGGAAGGCCCCTGCACTACccgaggggggcggcggcccttcggcggggcgaggcggggcCTCGCGCGACCCCTtgtccgcgctgctgccaAAGCAAAACTGTTTCCGCGGGTGGgcggtcggcgcgccgcttcctggAGCGCCCAGCTGTCTGTACACCGACGAGCtgcccgcgtcttctccggcgtcgccagGGCATGTTGCGGTCGACAACGGTGGCCGCTCGCAGAGCCCGGTGGTCAGCCTCAGCTCGAAGCTCGCGGCCAAGGAgctctcgcgtttttttaggctctccgcgtcgtttCCGCTCATGACGTTTCCCTCGGTCTGTGCAGCCGTCAACCAAGCCGCCTTCTACGTGACCCttgccgctggcgtcgcactgcccgcgccgacgttcgcgtcgctgctcaccacagcttcgccggcgtcgctcctcgcggcgggggcggagccTTCCGcggggcgagacgcggcaggcgacatgcagacgcgccgcaagCTGCTGGAcgctgcggacgcggcgctgctgcaggcgcgttcTCCTTACCTCGGGGGtcttctcgtcgcgcaggaggcgcgtgtGCAGTTCCTGTTTGACGAGGACGCGCAAAGCAGGGCCGCGAaggctctgcgcgcgtcgtcgccgcacgcggtGTTGAtccagcgcagcgcctcgctgggcGTCTTTGCGAGTGccggcttcgccgcggcgggcgtggACGACGAGCGGGCAAAGGCCGGactggaggccgcgcacgaCGCCGTCTTCGGGGCCtcgggctctgcggcgtcgccggctgtCCAGCTCTCGCGCATCCTCAAGCCGATGCCCAAGCAGACGAGCCCCGGAGCCCTCTGGGGGGCGGCAgagcgcgcgacggccgtcGACTCCGCAGCGGATTTGACCGAGGATCTCGCGCGCCAGTTCGACTGTGCCCTcggctctgcgtctgccgcgggctggctcgcctcgcggctgacTGCGGCCGAGCAGGCACACGTGCGCGgggccctgcgccgcctgcagcgcgccgccgcggagctgcggGCGGCTGCCTTTCTCACGCTCGCGGGTCATctctgcgacagcgcggcCTTCATctgcgcgcttctccgcgcggctgccgcggactTCCCCTCCCGCGAGGCCTCAGACAGGGgtcccgcctccgcgcccgtctcctcgtcgccgggcgcgctcgcggcgtctgccgcgcagccggcggcctgcagcgtctcgcgcgcgctcgagaGTCAGCGCGGGCTGCTGCGAGACttgacgcggcggctgcggtgTGCGGCTGGCGGGGCGATCAGCGCCCAGTCGCAGCGCGACATCTGGCGGGCCGTCGAAGCCCGCAGCATCCTCGACTGCGTAGAGGTcctcagcgcggcgccgctgcctccggcgcccgcggtcAACGGACTCTCCCCCGGCGCGCTCCTGtcgctcgcggacgcgcttcgcgcgtTCCTGAAGGATGTGCGCGCGATGGCCCCAGAtgaggaggccgccgcgcgcgaggccagcggcggcggcgtgccgccCCTCGCGGGCGGGGCCTTATCGAGCCCGGTCGGCGGACCCAGAGGGGCGGGACGCGGGAGAccggaggggcggggggacgCGAGGGGgggtctctgcgcgccggtGGACGCGCCTTGCAGCTTCAGCGGCATCGACCTCGCGTTCCTGGACGGGTTCACCGAGGCGATTGCGATGAGCGCGGAAGACGTTTTGCACTGGTGTCGCTACCAGCAGAAACGAACCGTGGAAGTGTCTCCGCGTGTGCtgagggaggagacaggggccgcagccgcgacgggCGGGGACAGAAGGgccgggggaggggggagagacgccgcaTACAGTTTGCGAGTCCTGAGCAACGCTCTTCTGCGGATGGAGGGCTTTGGCTATCTGCCGACTGGCAAAGCCGCGGAATTCGAGCGGAAACACCTCTCCCTGCTGGCGAAGCACGGGCAAAAACTCGCGCTGCA
- a CDS encoding Memo family protein (encoded by transcript BESB_059110) — protein MRADETARKASKRDKRGAETAERLAQRRVKCEKERRQRVGAKNQRATTEKKMIRRAAHAGSWYSSDPKQLSDLFSSCLTRVQKTEENAVALICPHAGYAYCAATAAAAWRQVSPATVRRVFVLGPSHHVYLANCALPQPSVKAYATPLGEIPLDIPVLEALRSAKIFGTLPLRDDENEHSIEMQLPFLKYVLREQAFTLVPIVVGDLRRADHSAFATALRPYFLEVGNLFVFSSDFCHWGRRFRYMYLPPAADDLPIYKRIEMLDRAGAALVERQDAAEFQKYYEETGNTICGHNPISVFLHLLEESGRPKEAFKTKLLSYSQSSQVEDDSSSSVSYAAFACSLVAASASPR, from the exons aTGCGCGCAGACGAAACTGCGCGCAAGGCGTCGAAGAGAGACAAGCgaggagcggagacagcagagaggctCGCACAGCGGCGAGTCAAGtgcgagaaggagaggaggcagagagtgGGAGCAAAGAATCAGCGAGCGACGACTGAGAAGAAGATGattcggcgcgcggctcacgCAGGCAGCTGGTACAGCAGTGACC CAAAGCAACTGAGCGATCTGTTCAGCAGCTGCCTGACCAGAGTGCAGAAAACCGAGGAGAACGCCGTAGCTCTCATTTGTCC ACATGCGGGCTATGCGTACTGCGCGgccaccgcggcggcggcgtggcggcaGGTCTCGCCCGCAACGGT ccggcgcgtcttcgttCTAGGCCCTTCTCACCACGTCTATTTGGCGAactgcgcgctgccgcagccctcCGTAAAGGCCTATGCCACGCCTCTAGGCGAAATTCCGCTCGACATTCCAG TCcttgaggcgctgcgcagtgCGAAGATCTTTGGCACGCTGCCGCTACGAGACGACGAAAATGAACACTCGATTGAGATGCAACTCCCCTTTTTGAAATACGTCCTCCGCGA GCAAGCCTTCACACTCGTGCCGATCGTCGTGGGcgacctgcggcgcgccgatCACTCCGCATTTG cgacggcgctgcggccctACTTCCTCGAGGTC GGAAATCTGTTCGTCTTCTCCTCAGACTTCTGCCACTGGGGCCGTCG GTTTCGCTACATGTACctgccgccggccgccgacgaCCTCCCCATCTACAAGCGCATCGAG ATGCTGGATCGCGCCGGAGCTGCGCTAGTTGAGAGGCAAGACGCCGCAG AGTTTCAGAAATACTACGAAGAGACGGGCAACACGATCTGCGGGCACAACCCGATTTCTGTTTTCCTACAC CTGCTGGAAGAGAGCGGAAGGCCGAAGGAGGCGTTCAAGACGAAGCTCCTTAGCTACAGCCAG TCTTCGCAAGTGGAGGATgattcttcttcgtctgtgtCCTACGCGGCTTTCGCCTGCTCGCTCGTTGCCGCCTCGGCATCTCCTCGTTAG
- a CDS encoding putative inner membrane translocase TIM44 (encoded by transcript BESB_059120): protein MASRAWGVAAAAASSRSLARPVRKAWVSLSASSAASHRLVACSPLSPASACASAPSACASSVLSRGGFAAFSSASDGGKADSGRHSSSYRSSHSRSSHQRRGASVSGSSSSFIKSVLAQVKEDMEKNKELQKAMEDLRASSLSQKSEKLSTRVQEAASAASALASQVASQTQSLLGDASEKATRVNQLLKDKAFTPVQKATEENATLRGIAQIVGKAGEGLKGAFSKVASAAEIFRDDVDDAEKKAAKWRQDMAVQRYKEQEERKKREQEQMERKEKGEAEPTEADAEKKKGGDEQTASSHEEPREDALILSQRTSWDRFSSRFKDMSFLQNFFENPLMAQLFGETEVAASIREMKIIDPKFKLGELHNLMERVIAAHIVQAFLLGDEETLAIHCAEGAFAALRASIVERRAQRVRLDSEILHLGNVELVGARRSLTPPVCASQKISEDECPWFVYTFACQQLNCLRSEVDGKIVEGRADDIRRVLYSVAIAKHPRPETEGLLYPWMIREIAIIGSEAVW from the exons atggcgtcgcgcgcgtggggagttgccgccgcggcggcctcgtctcgTTCCCTCGCCCGGCCGGTTCGCAAAGCGTGGGTGTCCctttctgcctcgtctgctgcttctcaTCGTTTGGTGGCTTGCTCGCCTCTCTCacctgcgtctgcctgcgcctctgcgccatCGGCGTGCGCGTCATCTGTgctgtcgcgcggcgggttcgccgccttctcctcggcgtcggacGGCGGGAAAGCCGACTCTGGGCGCCACAGCTCGTCCTACCGTTCCTCGCACTCGCGTTCATCGCatcagcggcgcggcgcctcggtgTCGGGCTCTTCAAGCAGCTTCATCAAGTCGGTGCTTGCGCAAGTCAAGGAAGACATGGAGAAGAACAAGGAACTGCAGAAGGCGATGGAGGActtgcgcgcctcctcgctgtcgcagaagagcgagaagctgAGTACGCGTGTgcaggaggcggcgtcggctgcgaGCGCCCTCGCCAGTCAAGTCGCCTCGCAGACACAGAGCTTGCtgggagacgcgagcgagaaggcgaccCGGGTGAATCAGCTGCTCAAGGATAAGGCTTTTACGCCCGTGCAGAAGGCCACAGAGGAGAACGCGACGCTCCGCGGGATCGCACAGATAGTGGGGAAGGCTGGCGAGGGCCTGAAGGGGGCCTTTTCGAAggtcgcgagcgccgcggagatcttccgcgacgacgtcgacgacgcagagaagaaggcagccAAGTGGCGACAGGACATGGCTGTGCAGAGATACAAGGAACAGGAGGAGCGGAAAAAGCGCGAGCAAGAGCAGATGGAGCGGAAGGAAAAGGGCGAGGCCGAGCCCACTGAGGctgacgcggagaagaagaaaggggGCGACGAGCAGACCGCGTCGAGCCacgaagagccgcgcgaagacgccctCATTCTCTCGCAGAGAACCTCCTGGGACCGATTCTCCTCACGATTCAAGGACATGTCCTTCCTACAAAACTTCTTCG aGAACCCGCTGATGGCGCAGCTCTTCGGCGAGACGGAGGTCGCCGCCTCGATTCGCGAGATGAAGATCATTGACCCGAAATTCAA ACTCGGGGAGCTGCACAACCTTATGGAGCGTGTCATTGCGGCGCACATCGTCCAGGCCTTCCTTCTGGGGGATGAGGAGACGCTCGCCATC cactgcgcagagggcgccttcgcggctctccgcgcgtcgatcgtcgagaggcgagcgcagcgcgtgcgcctcgacAGCGAAATTCTTCATCTGGGCAACGTGGAACTTGTCG gcgctcgacgCAGCCTGACGCCGCCGGTGTGCGCATCGCAGAAGATCTCAGAGGACGAGTGTCCGTGGTTCGTCTACACGTTCGCATGCCAGCAACTCAACTGCCTGCGGTCGGAAGTCGACGGCAAAATTGTGGAGGGTCGTGCAGACGACATCCGCAGAGTTCTTTACTCGGTTGCCATCGCCAAGCATCCTCGACCCGAAACCGAAGGCCTGCTGTACCCCTGGATg ATTCGCGAAATCGCCATTAtcggcagcgaggcagtTTGGTAG
- a CDS encoding peptidyl-prolyl cis-trans isomerase, cyclophilin-type domain-containing protein (encoded by transcript BESB_059100), protein MSVLLQTSVGELVIDLFTEDAPYSSFNFLKLAKAKFYNNVAFHRVEKNFLAHAGAPVTADPRWNVAGLKRLEGKTGEEEDRHGCSIWGVQTLVESGAVRLALPPRAQAPPAPPVKLEGGGQPDGAATGGAPVKSEPGVEREVSSATAASPGDAAAPGASSSSEGTKAKPGAVKLEAQHTAASSLVGQTSFFSSLDFPSLAFPPFHSWHVLASAAPGPAFRPPRSARFCPDEGEGDRKIKSRRHDALGIVGWVPAEAAGSLDGGARRDAEAAGNTSVFYVTLREKIDFLDDRNLTVFGKVAEGLDILEKINLTFVDEACVPLSPIRILHAYVLDDPFADPPFLVEASATLASPLPLLEEVASDDEDLDEVLVLEKIEKKEADARKVTLEILGDLPDADAKPPENVLFVAKLNPVTQDEDLRTVFSRFGEILACDIIRDWKTGRSLQYAFITFQESSACELAYFKMQNVLIDDRRIHVDFSQSVAKEWRKYKQFGARQSTEEGQTRVPGQALPSKTVPPSGFAPPMSGFSPPAASSGFSRAPEERGGRRAGWADDEAARERQGDKQRERDRSSRYEDLRRREREDERERKWRRMRDYHERDRRSRERDRRDRERFDWDWHDRGRRGGCRTRSPYTSDSSAGEKKKKKSEKKKKTARY, encoded by the exons ATGtcggtgctgctgcagacgagtGTGGGGGAGTTAGTGATTGATCTGTTCACCGAGGATGCACCATATTCTTCGTTCAACTTTCTTAAGCTCGCCAAGGCGAAGTTCTACAACAATGTCGCCTTCCATCGCGTGGAGAAAAACTTCCTCGcacacgccggcgcgcccgtcaCCGCCGACCCTCGCTGGAACGTCGCGGGCctgaagcgcctcgaggggaaaaccggcgaagaagaagatcGCCACGGCTGCAGCATCTGGGGCGTACAGACACTCGTCGAGAGTGGAGCTGTGCGCcttgcgctgccgccgcgtgcgcaggcgccgcccgcgcctcctgtgAAACTCGAGGGCGGAGGCCAGCCCGACGGCGCAGCtaccggcggcgcgccggtgaAGTCAGAACCCGGCGTCGAGCGAGAGGTATCCTCTGCgactgcggcctcgcctggcgatgccgcggcgccgggggcgtcgagctcgtcggaggggacgaaggcgaagcctGGCGCTGTGAAGCTCGAGGCTCAGCACACTGCCGCATCGTCGCTTGTTGGGCAGACGTCTTTCTTCAGCTCTCTGGACTTCCCGAGCCTCGCGTTTCCCCCGTTTCACTCCTGGCACGTCCTCGCCTCGGCAGCTCCCGGACCCGCGTTCAGGCCTCCGCGGAGTGCGCGCTTCTGCCCCGatgaaggcgagggcgatCGGAAGATCAAGTCGCGGCGGCACGACGCGCTTGGAATCGTCGGCTGGGTGcctgccgaggccgccggcagcctggacggcggcgcgagacgggacgcggaagccgccGGCAACACCAGCGTCTTCTACGTCACGCTCCGGGAGAAAATCGACTTTCTAGACGACCGCAACCTCACAGTCTTTGGCAAAGTCGCCGAAGGGCTCGACATCCTCGAGAAAATCAACCTCACCTTTGTGGACGAGGCCTGCGTCCCCCTAAGT CCGATCCGCATTCTGCACGCCTACGTGCTGGACGACCCCTTCGCAGATCCTCCTTTTCTGGTGGAGGCAAGTGCcacgctcgcgtcgccgctgccgcttctcGAGGAAGTCGCCAGCGACGATGAAGACCTCGACGAAGTCCTCGTGCTGGAGAAAATCGAAAAaaaggaagcagacgcgcggaagg TGACCCTCGAGATCCTGGGCGATCTTCCAGACGCGGACGCAAAACCTCCTGAGAACGTCCTGTTCGTTGCGAAGCTGAACCCGGTGACGCAGGACGAGGACTTGCGGACGGTCTTCTCCAG GTTCGGAGAGATCCTCGCGTGCGACATCATTCGCGACTGGAAGACCGGCCGAAGTCTTCAGTACGCGTTCATCACCTTCCAGgagagcagcgcctgcgaacTCGCCTACTTTAAGATGCAGAACGTCCTCATCGACGATCGCAG AATTCACGTCGACTTCAGTCAGTCGGTTGCGAAGGAGTGGCGCAAGTATAAGCAGttcggcgcgcgccagtCAACTGAGGAAGGCCAGACGCGCGTCCCCGGGCAAGCCCTACCTTCCAAAACGGTGCCACCGTCGGGATTCGCCCCGCCGATGTCGGGCTTTTCCCCGCCAGCCGCCTCATCaggcttctctcgcgcgccagaagagcgcggagggcggcgggcagGCTGGGCGGATGatgaggccgcgcgcgagcgccagggCGATAAGCAGCGGGAGAGAGACCGCAGCTCACGCTACGAGgacctgcgccgccgagagcgagaagacgagcgagaaagaAAGTGGAGACGAATGCGCGACTACCACGAACGAGACAGAcgaagccgcgagagagacagacgagacCGCGAGCGGTTCGACTGGGACTGGCAcgaccgcgggcgccgagggggCTGCCGCACCCGGAGCCCGTACACCAGCGACAGCTCggccggcgagaagaaaaagaagaaatccgaaaaaaagaaaaagacagCGAGGTACTGA